From Phragmites australis chromosome 5, lpPhrAust1.1, whole genome shotgun sequence, a single genomic window includes:
- the LOC133919769 gene encoding rac-like GTP-binding protein 3 isoform X2: protein MASSASRFIKCVTVGDGAVGKTCMLICYTSNKFPTDYIPTVFDNFSANVVVDGTTVNLGLWDTAGQEDYNRLRPLSYRGADVFVLAFSLVSRASYENIMKKWIPELQHYAPGVPIVLVGTKLDLREDKHYMLDHPGLIPVTTAQGEELHRQIGAMYYIECSSKTQQNVKAVFDAAIKVVIQPPTKLREKKKKKSQRGCSMLNIFCGRKMLCFKS from the exons ATGGCGTCCAGCGCCTCCCGGTTCATCAAGTGCGTCACGGTCGGCGACGGCGCGGTGGGCAAGACCTGCATGCTCATCTGCTACACCAGCAACAAATTCCCCACT GACTACATACCTACGGTGTTCGACAATTTCAGCGCAAACGTAGTCGTCGATGGCACCACAGTGAATTTGGGCCTTTGGGATACTGCAG GGCAGGAAGATTACAACCGACTGAGGCCTCTAAGCTACCGTGGTGCTGATGTCTTCGTGCTTGCATTCTCACTTGTGAGCCGAGCTAGCTATGAGAATATCATGAAGAAG TGGATACCGGAGCTTCAGCATTATGCACCTGGGGTGCCAATTGTGTTGGTAGGCACAAAATTGG ATCTTCGTGAAGACAAGCACTACATGTTGGACCATCCTGGTTTGATACCTGTTACCACAGCACAA GGGGAGGAACTTCACAGACAAATTGGTGCTATGTATTACATTGAGTGCAGCTCAAAGACACAGCAG AATGTCAAAGCTGTGTTTGATGCTGCCATCAAGGTTGTAATCCAGCCTCCAACTAAActcagagaaaagaagaaaaagaaatcacAACGAGGATGTTCAATGCT GAACATCTTCTGTGGAAGAAAAATGCTGTGCTTCAAATCCTGA
- the LOC133919769 gene encoding rac-like GTP-binding protein 3 isoform X1 encodes MASSASRFIKCVTVGDGAVGKTCMLICYTSNKFPTDYIPTVFDNFSANVVVDGTTVNLGLWDTAGQEDYNRLRPLSYRGADVFVLAFSLVSRASYENIMKKVLKCTILVFTFLTHVITVQICLEFPRDFNVCFLHFPLQWIPELQHYAPGVPIVLVGTKLDLREDKHYMLDHPGLIPVTTAQGEELHRQIGAMYYIECSSKTQQNVKAVFDAAIKVVIQPPTKLREKKKKKSQRGCSMLNIFCGRKMLCFKS; translated from the exons ATGGCGTCCAGCGCCTCCCGGTTCATCAAGTGCGTCACGGTCGGCGACGGCGCGGTGGGCAAGACCTGCATGCTCATCTGCTACACCAGCAACAAATTCCCCACT GACTACATACCTACGGTGTTCGACAATTTCAGCGCAAACGTAGTCGTCGATGGCACCACAGTGAATTTGGGCCTTTGGGATACTGCAG GGCAGGAAGATTACAACCGACTGAGGCCTCTAAGCTACCGTGGTGCTGATGTCTTCGTGCTTGCATTCTCACTTGTGAGCCGAGCTAGCTATGAGAATATCATGAAGAAGGTACTAAAATGCACTATCTTGGTTTTTACTTTCTTAACACATGTTATTACAGTTCAAATTTGTTTGGAATTTCCTAGAGATTTCAATGTTTGTTTTTTGCACTTTCCTCTTCAGTGGATACCGGAGCTTCAGCATTATGCACCTGGGGTGCCAATTGTGTTGGTAGGCACAAAATTGG ATCTTCGTGAAGACAAGCACTACATGTTGGACCATCCTGGTTTGATACCTGTTACCACAGCACAA GGGGAGGAACTTCACAGACAAATTGGTGCTATGTATTACATTGAGTGCAGCTCAAAGACACAGCAG AATGTCAAAGCTGTGTTTGATGCTGCCATCAAGGTTGTAATCCAGCCTCCAACTAAActcagagaaaagaagaaaaagaaatcacAACGAGGATGTTCAATGCT GAACATCTTCTGTGGAAGAAAAATGCTGTGCTTCAAATCCTGA
- the LOC133919770 gene encoding protease Do-like 9, translating to MDDTSASKRKRKRGRKAPKASTASPDRSSLSPVPAPDPVPAAAGRRGRKPRRREAPADAEASRPPSPPRCGELKPVANGGDAVAEAGWEEVVRVVPCMDAVVKVFCVHTEPNFSLPWQRKRQYSSSSSGFIIGGRRVLTNAHSVEHYTQVKLKKRGSDTKYLATVLAIGTECDIALLTVSDDEFWEGVSPVEFGTLPALQDAVTVVGYPIGGDTISVTSGVVSRIEILSYVHGSTELLGLQIDAAINSGNSGGPAFNDRGKCVGIAFQSLKHEDAENIGYVIPTPVIKHFIQDYEKSGEYTGFPVLGIEWQKMENPDLRKAMGMKPDQKGVRIRRVEPTAPESGCLQPSDIILSFDGVDIANDGTVPFRHGERIGFSYLVSQKYTGEKALVKVLRDSKVHEFKIRLATHKRLVAAHVKGRPPSYYIVAGFVFAAVSVPYLRSEYGKDYEYDAPVKLLVKHLHAMAESPDEQLLVVSQVLVADINIGYEDIVNTQVLAFNGQPVKNLKNLVTMVENCKDEFLKFDLEYDQIVVLETKTAKAATQDILTTHCIPSAMSDDLKI from the exons ATGGACGACACCTCCGCCTCCAAGCGCAAGCGCAAGCGCGGCCGCAAGGCCCCCAAGGCGTCCACGGCCTCCCCCGAccgctcctccctctctccggTCCCTGCGCCCGAccccgtccccgccgccgcgggCCGCCGCGGCCGCAAGCCGCGACGCCGCGAGGCCCCAGCCGACGCAGAAGCGTCGCGCCCGCCGTCCCCGCCCCGCTGCGGGGAGTTAAAGCCGGTGGCTAATGGAGGCGACGCGGTGGCGGAGGCGGGctgggaggaggtggtgcgggTGGTGCCGTGCATGGACGCGGTGGTGAAGGTGTTCTGCGTGCACACGGAGCCCAACTTCTcgctgccgtggcagaggaagcGGCAGTATAGCTCCAGCAGCAGCGGATTTATCATCGGCGGCCGCCGTGTCCTCACCAATGCCCACTCCGTCGAACACTACACCCAGGTTAAGCTTAAGAAGCGCGGCTCCGACACCAAGTACCTTGCCACCGTCCTGGCCATCGGCACTGAATGCGACATTG CGCTCTTAACTGtcagtgatgatgaattttggGAAGGAGTCTCACCTGTTGAGTTTGGAACATTACCGGCGCTTCAGGATGCAGTCACTGTTGTTGGTTATCCAATCGGAGGAGATACCATATCTGTGACAAGCGGAGTAGTCTCTAGGATAGAAATACTTTCATATGTTCATGGTTCTACAGAACTTCTAGGCTTGCAG ATAGATGCAGCTATTAATTCAGGAAATTCAGGTGGCCCAGCTTTTAATGATAGGGGCAAATGTGTTGGTATAGCTTTTCAATCTCTCAAACATGAAGATGCGGAGAATATAGGTTACGTGATACCCACCCCAGTTATTAAGCACTTTATTCAAGACTACGAGAAATCTGGAGAATACACAG GTTTCCCTGTACTCGGGATTGAATGGCAAAAAATGGAAAATCCTGATCTCCGCAAAGCAATGGGGATGAAACCAGATCAAAAGGGTGTTCGTATTAGGAGGGTGGAGCCCACTGCTCCCGAATCTGGATGCCTACAACCATCTGATATTATTCTTAGCTTTGATGGTGTTGACATTGCTAATGATGGAACAG TTCCTTTCAGGCATGGCGAGCGCATTGGCTTCAGTTATCTTGTTTCTCAGAAATATACTGGCGAGAAAGCTCTTGTTAAAGTCCTGCGTGATTCAAAAGTTCATGAATTTAAAATAAGGCTAGCAACCCACAAGCGACTAGTTGCAGCTCATGTGAAGGGCAGGCCACCATCATATTACATAGTTGCTGGCTTTGTTTTTGCAGCTGTCTCTGTTCCATACCTTCGATCCGAG TATGGAAAAGACTATGAATATGATGCGCCTGTCAAGTTGTTGGTGAAGCATTTACATGCAATGGCGGAATCACCTGATGAACAGCTTCTGGTGGTATCACAG GTGCTTGTGGCAGATATCAATATCGGTTATGAAGATATTGTCAATACTCAG GTTCTTGCTTTCAACGGTCAGCCTGTAAAAAATTTGAAGAACTTAGTGACCATGGTGGAAAATTGCAAggatgaatttttgaagtttgATCTGGAGTATGACCAG ATTGTGGTCCTCGAGACAAAAACTGCAAAGGCTGCTACTCAGGACATTCTGACGACGCACTGTATACCTTCTGCAATGTCGGATGACCTGAAGATCTAA